The Setaria viridis chromosome 6, Setaria_viridis_v4.0, whole genome shotgun sequence genome contains a region encoding:
- the LOC117861075 gene encoding uncharacterized protein, which yields MLSGCSVSSLAARFAFFPPEPATYAVRKDEATGRLVASGVPRDNALDVLLVDTRRGSKVVAFYFRNPCARLTLLYSHGNAADLGQLYDLFVQLKVNLKVNLMGYDYSGYGASTGKPSEENTYADIEAVYQCLETEYGISQEDIILYGQSVGSGPTLHLASHLPRLRGVVLHSAILSGLRVVCHVNFTFCFDIYKNIKKIKKVKCPVLVIHGTDDDVVNWSHGKELWKLAREPYDPLWIKGGGHCNLELYPDFIRHLSRFIREMETITTKIRLKKIRQSLQPRKKAHRVNTATTTTFTTNCCCRIRVRKPTCPSCNFSCGCCGLRNCFTSRFFRCCPSCFSCGSCCSCRSCFKCCCCGDAR from the exons ATGCTGTCGGGGTGCTCGGTGTCCAGTCTCGCGGCGCGGTTCGCCTTCTTCCCGCCGGAGCCGGCGACGTACGCCGTCCGGAAGGACGAGGCCAccggccgcctcgtcgcctccggcgtGCCGCGGGACAACGCCCTCGACGTGCTGCTCGTCGACACCAGGAGGGGGAGCAAGGTCGTGGCCTTCTACTTCAGGAACCCCTGCGCACGCCTCACCCTGCTCTACTCGCACGGCAACGCCGCGGACCTCGGCCAGCTCTACGACCTCTTTGTGCAGCTCAAGGTCAATCTCAAGGTCAATCTGATGGG ATATGATTACTCTGGCTATGGTGCATCTACTGGAAAG CCGAGTGAAGAAAATACATATGCAGACATCGAAGCAGTTTACCAGTGCTTAGAAACTGAGTATGGAATCAGCCAAGAAGATATTATCCTGTATGGACAATCTGTGGGCAGTGGGCCAACATTACATTTGGCCTCCCATTTGCCTAGATTGCGCGGGGTGGTTCTCCACAGTGCTATACTGTCAGGCCTTCGTGTTGTTTGCCATGTGAACTTTACTTTCTGCTTTGACATTTACAAA AAcatcaagaaaataaaaaaggtcaAATGCCCTGTTCTCGTTATTCAT GGGACGGATGATGATGTTGTGAACTGGTCACATGGTAAGGAGCTATGGAAACTGGCAAGGGAGCCTTACGACCCACTCTGGATTAAGGGGGGAGGTCACTGCAACCTAGAGCTGTACCCTGACTTCATCCGCCACCTCTCCCGTTTCATCCGTGAAATGGAGACCATCACAACAAAAATCCGGCTCAAGAAGATTAGGCAGTCCCTCCAGCCAAGAAAGAAGGCCCACAGAGTGAACaccgcaacaacaacaaccttcACCACTAACTGCTGCTGCCGCATTCGAGTCCGCAAACCAACCTGCCCCAGCTGCAACTTCAGCTGCGGCTGCTGTGGGCTGAGGAACTGCTTCACATCCCGTTTCTTCAGGTGCTGCCCTTCCTGCTTCTCCTGCGGCAGCTGCTGCTCCTGCAGGAGCTGCTTCAAGTGCTGCTGCTGTGGAGACGCCCGTTAA